CAAGGGTAATTAAGGTCTTTTGCATGGGTTGGTAATTTGTAAAGTTCTAAAGTAATCGAAAAAACAGATTGTGATATTTTACTCATTCAAATTCCCCTAATTCCCAGCCTAAATGCTGCATAATTGTTCGAAAATGGGCGGGAGGAGGACAAGTAATGGAGATTTGGGTATTTGTCAACGGGTGTGTAAAGCTAAGTTTCCATGCATGGAGCAAGAGATTTTGAAGTCCAAATTGACGTTCAAAAAAGATGTTTTGCTTATTGTCTCCATGTTTTTTGTCGCCTATGATGTAATGGCGAATATGAGCTAAATGCCTCCGGATTTGATGCGTTCTACCAGTTAGTAGATCTACTTCCAATAGAGAATATCGGCTGGTTGGATATCGTCCGGTGGAATTATAGGGGATTTCTGACTCAGCAATTACAGCATACTTTGTTTGTGCCTCTTGTAGCTTTTTTGAGCGTTCACTCTGAAGTGGATGATCGATCAATCCTTGTTTTTCTTGAGGGATTCCCCTTGCAATGGTGAGGTAAGTCTTTCTAACCTCTCGATCCATGAATTTGGCTTTAAGTGCAGGTAGAATGGATTCATTTTTAGCAAAAAGCACAATTCCACTTGTTGCTCGATCCAATCGATGTACTGGAGATACCCAAGATCCAATTTGATCTCGAAGCTGAATTAACGCATTTTTATCCTCACCATAGGCTTGGCGTGTTCGGTGTACCAAAAGTCCTGCAGGCTTATTGATAAGGATTAGATCTTCATCTTCGAAGAGGATTTCAAGCATGTAGTGTAAATAGGTGAAATACTTAAGAGAGAAACCAAAATCTATTTTTTTGAAACCACATAGGTACATAGATTCTATTTGGTGATAAAGTATTTTCTATGTGTCTAGGTGGTTATAAAAATTGGTTTTATTCAATTTGTTGTAGTCGATTTAGAATATTGTTCCGGACCCAATACATTCATCCTCTTGGTACCAAGCCACAAATTGCCCGGAAGCGACACCTTTTTGAGCGTTTTCGAAAATGACGTACAATCCATTTTCCTTCATTACCAAAGTTGCTTTGGATAAAGGTTGACGGTATCGGATACGGGCTATGTATTCTGCAGATTCTCCTGGAAGCAAAGCCAGATCCTCTCGAATCCAATGAACTTGATCTTTTTTTACAAACAAACCTATTCGATTTAGTCCAGGATGATCTTCGCCCAATCCAGTATATATTACATTCTGGACCGTATTTGTTTCTAATACAAAAAGAGGCTTTCCAGTTCCACCAACCTGAAGGCCTTTACGCTGTCCAACTGTAAAGTAATGTGCGCCATTGTGTTCACCTAAGACTTTTCCTTGGTCTGGTGTATAATGGATCGGCAAACAGAGGGCATCTAAAATTTCCTGATCCCAATCTCGAGGTTCAATTCCTGCTGGAACTTTTATTTGTTCATAGACAGGAAGATTTTCAGGAATTTGAATGATTCTTCCCTTTTTAGGTTTGAGTTGTTGTTGAAGAAAATCAGGCAACCTAACTTTTCCAATAAAGCAAAGACCCTGAGAGTCTTTCTTTTCTGCAGTGATCAAATCTGCCTCCTTGGCGATTTTTCGAACTTCAGGCTTTTGCAAATGCCCAATCGGAAATAGGGCTTTGGAAAGCTGTTCTTGTGAAAGCTGACATAGAAAATAGCTTTGATCCTTATTTGGATCTGCTCCCGCAATCAACTGGTAAACAGGCTTTCCGTCTACCAAAATCTCTTTTTTCTGGCAATAATGACCCGTAGCGACAAAGTCAGCTTTAAGCTTTTGCGCAGCTTTTAAAAATATATCAAACTTGATTTCACGGTTGCAGAGGATATCCGGATTAGGAGTGCGGCCGGCTTCATATTCCGAAAACATGTAGTCGACAATTCGCTCTCGATATTCTTCGCTCAGGTCAATGGCTTGAAAGGGAATACCAAGTTTTTCAGCCACCAGCATGGCGTCGGTGGAGTCTTCCATCCAAGGGCATTCATTGGAAATGGTAACAGATTCATCGTGCCAGTTTTTCATAAACATGCCGATGACTTCATAGCCTTGGTCCAAAAGTAATTTGGCGGCAACACTGCTATCGACACCTCCAGAAAGGCCGACAACAACTCGAGTTTTTTCTTTCATAGGTAATAAGTAATGGATTCAAGGTCCATTAGGTTACGCATTGTAGAACTCAATTCCGAGTGGAATAAGTTCGTAAAGGTAAATTAAAAGAGTTGTAAGGTTGCAATGTGGTAAAGTTGAAAAGTTGTTACCTAACTTTACCACTTTACAACCTTTTAACTTTAGAACTTAGTGCTTTCTCTAATCCAACGAATTACTTCCGGGGCTTTTTTACCTGAACTTCAATTTCAAACTGCCAGAAGTGGGGGACCTGGAGGGCAAAACGTCAACAAGGTAGAAACTAAGGTTCAATTGAGGTTTGATGTCCAAAACTCTGGGGTTTTAACCGAGGAGGAAAAGTTGACCTTGCTTCAAAAGGCAAAAAATAAGGTAGATCAGGAAGGTTTTCTTCAATTGATGTCCCAGGAAAAGCGCTCACAAATCCAGAACAAGGAGCTAGTGGTCAAGAAGTTTTATGATCTTCTGAAAACTGCTTTTGAAAAGAAAAAAATCAGAAAAGCCAGTAAACCTAGCAAAGGAGCAATCGAAGACCGACTAAAAAAGAAAAAGGCCCTCTCTGAAAAGAAGGCCAATCGTAATTGGAAGCCTTAAACTTTCCTTTTTTTCTTCATGGTCATAAAGAAGAGCGTAAAGCCGGAAATAATGGTAGCCATCCCAAAAAGGGAAAATGTCCTCAAAAGTAGATTATTGAAGTTATCTCGGCCTGCATAATCCATAGTGTGGAACATCCATAGGAAGTCAAACACTCGCCAGCTACTATGTCTGACCCGCTCAAAGCTTCCACTTTTGGCATCGATATAGGCCGTTAAATTCTCTGGATGATCGTAATGTACTGCCCATGCCGGAAGAGCTCGACCCCGATATTCATGGTGGGAACCTGTCTCTGTCAGATATTCTACCTTTTTGATTCCATAATCACCTTTGATGTAGATTTTGGCGATTTCTTTGGCTTGTTCTTCTGTGATTTCTCCCTGAAGTTCTCCAGTTTGGGCATTGTAGAGCTTTTCCCCATTTACCCAATAATGGGGCTGATGACGAACAAATCGAAGTTCCAAAGAGGAAATCTCTAGGGTTGAATCCAAAGAACCCGGTTCCACCAGATTGGACGCATTCATATGCATCATGTGCTCATTGTGAAAATGATCGCCATGAATCTCATCGATATCAGTCCAGGAGAAATAGAGTCCAGATAGCGTCCAAAAGAAGAATTGAATCCCGATGAAAACACCAAGGAATCGGTGAATTTTACGGGTGTAATATTGATTGTTTTTTCTCATGCTGGGTGGGGAAGGAGAAATTACTTTTTAGGTTCTTTTTCGAAATACAAATGGTAATGTTTGCTGCAACCTGGGTTGAAACTGGATTTGCAATGCGGGCAGGTATTGTTGGAATCCATGTATTCCTGTATTCCCAACTCATTTCCACAAACTCCGCAGAGAATCGCCTTTTGGTCAAATTCTACCTTTGGCCAAACTTGATGCTCATGATCGGCTTCTTCCTCATGGCAGGAAAAACAAGGGTAGTACTTGTCGCAGCATTTGAATTTGATGGCTATGATATCTAGATCTGAATGCCAATGCACGCAGCGAGTCTGATTATCTATTGGCTTGCCAAAGACATTGATTCCACGGATTTGGGAGACTTTGAGCGGTTCCAAAACCTTTTCTTGAGCAAAGGAAGATCCTAAAAACAGGAAAAGGAGTGCAGCCAAAAGGAAAATTCTAAGTGTCATTGCGTAAGAAATTAGGAAAGCAAAGCCAAAAATAAGCTTCGCCTTCCAGTTCCAATCAATTCATTGCGATGGTTTCTTCCACTTTTCCGCAAGTCAACATGGAACTTCCGAAAAGTGGGTTTTTGATGTCCTCAGACGCACTAAGCCAGATGCCACCAGTGTTGTTTTTGTACATCGGGCAATATTGCTGGTAAAGCGTACGATCAGTTCCAACCATTTTCACCAATTCCTTCATGGAAACGCTCAATGCCTGGAAGCTTTCTCTTTGTGCAGCGATATCACCAGAGGCTAATTTTTGTGCCTCAGCAAGCAATTTTCCTTTAAGTTCTTCCGCAGTGGATGTCGCTTCAAATCCTTGAATAGCTGTTACCAATGCTTGGCTTTTGGAAGCGGCAGTAGCTTGATCATCCGCCACCAGCGCATCTTTCACCGCCAGATATACATCAATCATGGCAGACGTAGAATTGTTGACTGAGGTGGCGGTTGGAGTTGCTTCTGACTCATGGCCAGAGGAATGCTCCATGTTATGACCTTCGTGATTTTCCTCGGTTTTTCCACCGCAAGAGAAAATGGCAATAGAGAGTGCTAGTAAAAATACAAGTGTCTTTTTCATTCGATATAATTTAGGTTTAGTTTATTTAATGTTGGTGTACAGAGGCTTGACTTGGGGTGGATTTGCTTAGGTTCATCACAGGCTTTCCTTTTAGATAAGTCTGCTTTATTTCCCCACAGCTTAGCATAGATGCTCCAAAATAAGGATTGGTAATATCTTTCTTCTCTGAAAGCCAATAAGCGCCCTGATCTCCAAAAGCCATTGGGCAATAGTCTTTATAGACGACCTCTTTGTTGATTCCAAAAGTTTCGGTCATTTCAAGAATATGAAATGAAAGCGAAGAAAAATGCTTTCTGGCATCCTCAAGATTTGATGCGATAGCAATTTTTGATGAAGCTTCCTTCAAACCAGCCAATTGAGCCATCCAAGAATCGTGAGCCTGATCCTTGACCAGAGTCATATTGACCTGTCCAAGGCTTTGAGAGATGGAAGCAACCTTTTTCTTAGAGCCTTCAAGGTCATCCTTTACCAAAGCGTTTTTAACTTCGAAATAAGCATCCGCAACTTTGGTGATCTGGGATTTGAATTCTGGAGAAACCTCCATTGATTTCGTTTCAGGACGGTTCATCATGCTGAATTGTCCGGAAAGTTGAGCTGCTGCATCGATGGCAAAGACTCCGTTAGTGACAATTTCCTCACCAGCTTGGAGTCCTGATTCGATTTGGTACTGATCGCCCATTCTACTTCCTAGCATAATCTCTCTCATTTCGAAGGAAGGCATTTCTCCGGGTACTTTCACATATACAATGGAACGCTTTCCTGACCACAGAATGGCAGTTCGAGGAATCGAAATACTAGCTCTAGTTCCTTTTGACTGAGTTTTAAGCTGAGCTGTGACAAACATTTCAGGTTTTAGTTTTTGACCTGAATTAATTACTTCTGCTCGGATGGATGCAGCTCGGGTATTTGGATCTAAAAGTGGATCAATAAATGAGACTTTGGCTGTGAATGATTCTCCGGGAAGGCCAGCTACCTTAAAACTAATTGGATCACCTAGTTTAATTGAATTAAGATCAGATTCGTAGGC
Above is a window of Algoriphagus sanaruensis DNA encoding:
- a CDS encoding PepSY domain-containing protein, with amino-acid sequence MRKNNQYYTRKIHRFLGVFIGIQFFFWTLSGLYFSWTDIDEIHGDHFHNEHMMHMNASNLVEPGSLDSTLEISSLELRFVRHQPHYWVNGEKLYNAQTGELQGEITEEQAKEIAKIYIKGDYGIKKVEYLTETGSHHEYRGRALPAWAVHYDHPENLTAYIDAKSGSFERVRHSSWRVFDFLWMFHTMDYAGRDNFNNLLLRTFSLFGMATIISGFTLFFMTMKKKRKV
- the arfB gene encoding alternative ribosome rescue aminoacyl-tRNA hydrolase ArfB; this encodes MLSLIQRITSGAFLPELQFQTARSGGPGGQNVNKVETKVQLRFDVQNSGVLTEEEKLTLLQKAKNKVDQEGFLQLMSQEKRSQIQNKELVVKKFYDLLKTAFEKKKIRKASKPSKGAIEDRLKKKKALSEKKANRNWKP
- the mnmA gene encoding tRNA 2-thiouridine(34) synthase MnmA; amino-acid sequence: MKEKTRVVVGLSGGVDSSVAAKLLLDQGYEVIGMFMKNWHDESVTISNECPWMEDSTDAMLVAEKLGIPFQAIDLSEEYRERIVDYMFSEYEAGRTPNPDILCNREIKFDIFLKAAQKLKADFVATGHYCQKKEILVDGKPVYQLIAGADPNKDQSYFLCQLSQEQLSKALFPIGHLQKPEVRKIAKEADLITAEKKDSQGLCFIGKVRLPDFLQQQLKPKKGRIIQIPENLPVYEQIKVPAGIEPRDWDQEILDALCLPIHYTPDQGKVLGEHNGAHYFTVGQRKGLQVGGTGKPLFVLETNTVQNVIYTGLGEDHPGLNRIGLFVKKDQVHWIREDLALLPGESAEYIARIRYRQPLSKATLVMKENGLYVIFENAQKGVASGQFVAWYQEDECIGSGTIF
- a CDS encoding CHY zinc finger protein, which encodes MTLRIFLLAALLFLFLGSSFAQEKVLEPLKVSQIRGINVFGKPIDNQTRCVHWHSDLDIIAIKFKCCDKYYPCFSCHEEEADHEHQVWPKVEFDQKAILCGVCGNELGIQEYMDSNNTCPHCKSSFNPGCSKHYHLYFEKEPKK
- a CDS encoding pseudouridine synthase, which codes for MLEILFEDEDLILINKPAGLLVHRTRQAYGEDKNALIQLRDQIGSWVSPVHRLDRATSGIVLFAKNESILPALKAKFMDREVRKTYLTIARGIPQEKQGLIDHPLQSERSKKLQEAQTKYAVIAESEIPYNSTGRYPTSRYSLLEVDLLTGRTHQIRRHLAHIRHYIIGDKKHGDNKQNIFFERQFGLQNLLLHAWKLSFTHPLTNTQISITCPPPAHFRTIMQHLGWELGEFE
- a CDS encoding efflux RND transporter periplasmic adaptor subunit, whose translation is MKNTIIKKWTIILVTLVIGIGIGRIISPSTSDLEENHDHESGLVSLWTCSMHPQIKLGEPGSCPICGMDLIPASQTPSNSGNPLVYEMTPEAVAMAQIHTTRVGGSSQEGELFLTGKIQTDERENASVTAKIPGRIEKLYITFTGEKIQAGQKLATIYSPELLSAQRELLEAKSSKSTFPELYQAAKEKLKLWKLTDAQIKAIEENGNIIEQIDILADQSGVVTQRNISVGDYVSTGQILFQVVNLDKLWVLLDAYESDLNSIKLGDPISFKVAGLPGESFTAKVSFIDPLLDPNTRAASIRAEVINSGQKLKPEMFVTAQLKTQSKGTRASISIPRTAILWSGKRSIVYVKVPGEMPSFEMREIMLGSRMGDQYQIESGLQAGEEIVTNGVFAIDAAAQLSGQFSMMNRPETKSMEVSPEFKSQITKVADAYFEVKNALVKDDLEGSKKKVASISQSLGQVNMTLVKDQAHDSWMAQLAGLKEASSKIAIASNLEDARKHFSSLSFHILEMTETFGINKEVVYKDYCPMAFGDQGAYWLSEKKDITNPYFGASMLSCGEIKQTYLKGKPVMNLSKSTPSQASVHQH
- a CDS encoding DUF3347 domain-containing protein, with the translated sequence MKKTLVFLLALSIAIFSCGGKTEENHEGHNMEHSSGHESEATPTATSVNNSTSAMIDVYLAVKDALVADDQATAASKSQALVTAIQGFEATSTAEELKGKLLAEAQKLASGDIAAQRESFQALSVSMKELVKMVGTDRTLYQQYCPMYKNNTGGIWLSASEDIKNPLFGSSMLTCGKVEETIAMN